The following are from one region of the Ochotona princeps isolate mOchPri1 chromosome 4, mOchPri1.hap1, whole genome shotgun sequence genome:
- the SMIM38 gene encoding small integral membrane protein 38, with protein sequence MASWPGGDSGPDALVVLLVLILLARFLLWSCLGAYLDYRMRPRPPLKPKQD encoded by the coding sequence ATGGCCTCGTGGCCTGGCGGAGACTCGGGCCCTGATGCCCTGGTGGTGCTACTGGTGCTCATTCTGCTGGCACGCTTCCTTCTCTGGTCCTGCCTCGGTGCCTACCTGGACTATAGGATGCGCCCCAGGCCGCCCCTCAAGCCCAAGCAGGACTAA